The genomic window GGGGTGTCCAGGCCCACTGCGTTGCCGATGCGGGCATGCTTGGTCGGGTAGGCGGAGAACACCACGGCCACCCGCTTGTCTTGGACCGGAATGTGCCGCAGTCGGGCATGCCGCACCGCCAACCCGGCAACGCGTGCGCAACGCTCGGCGTCAGCGACATAGGAGATCAGCCCGTCACCGTCAATCTCTTTGAAAGAGAACGGCACAGTGATGATGCGTCCGTCGAACTCGGGCACGGCGACCTGGCTGGCGACATCAAGCGGGCTCAGACCGTCGTCGTTGTCGCACCACTGGGCCCGCGAGCTGGTGAGACACAGACCTTGCAAGATCGGAATGTCAAGAGCGGCAAGGTGTTCCACGTTCCAGCTGTCGTCATCACCGCCGGCGGACGCCGTTGCGGGTTTGACTCCCCCGGCGGCCAGCACGGTGACCACCATGGCGTCGGCCGCACCGAGCCGGTGCAGCAGTTCGGGTTCGGCGGTGCGCAGCGACGCGCAATAGACGGGCATCGGCCGTCCGCCCGCGTCTTCGATGGCCCGGCACAGCGCTTCGATGTAGGCGGTGTTCCCGGCCAGATGCTGGGCGCGGTAGTAAAGCACGGCGATGGTTGGGCCGGTGGTCTGTGGTTGGGGCCGCTCGAGTTCTCCCCAGGTCGGCGTGACGGTCGGCCCGGTGAAGCCGAAACCGGTCATCAACACGGTGTCGGTGAGGAAGGCGTGCAGTTGGCGCAGGTTGTCCACACCGCCGTGAGCCAGATAGATGTGAGACTGAACGGCGATGCCGGCGGCGACCGTGGACATTTCGGTCAGCTCGGCGTCGGCGGCTTGTTCACCGCTGACCAGGACGGCGGGTACGCCGCTGGCCAAGACCGAGTCGATGCCGCTTTCCCAGGCCCGATAACCACCGAGAATGCGCACCACCACGATCGATGCGCCCGCCAGCAGATCTGGCAGCTCGACCTCCGAAAGCCGTGCCGGGTTGGCCCACCGATAGTTCTTTCCGCTGGACCGGGCGCTGATCAGGTCGGTATCGGAGGTCGACAACAGCAAGACGGACGGCTCAGCCACCTACCATTCCTACCGCAACCGCTCCGCATGGGTAATGATGAGGGCTGTGTCTGTTGCCGAGAAGGTGGTTGCCGTCACGGGTGGAGCGCGCGGGATCGGTTTGGCCATAGCCGCCGCCCTGCACGGTCAAGGCGCCAAGGTGGCGATCGGTGATATCGATGAAGCCGCCGTCGTCGAGAGCGGTAGCCGGCTGGGACTGCCGGTCAGCCGAAGCCTGGACGTGACCAATCGCGGATCCTTCACCGAGTTTCTGGATGACGTGGAAAACCAGCTGGGTCAATTAGACGTCCTGGTCAACAATGCGGGCGTCATTGCGGTGGGCGACGCGGCCGAAGAGCCCGACGCCGTCACCGAACGCTTGCTGAAGGTCAACGTCTTCGGCGTCATCCTGGGCACCAAACTGGCTGCGCAACGCATGCTGCCCCGCCGTCAGGGGCACGTCATCAACATCGCCTCACTTGGCGGCGTGCTGCCGACCGAGGGTATCGCAACCTATTGCGCCACCAAGCATGCCGTGCTCGGCTACACCGACACCGTGCGGCTGGAGAACCGCGGATCTGGCGTGCACTTCTCCTCGATCATGCCCACGTTGACCAACACCGAGATGACTGCCGGCATCGGACACGCCAAGGGCTTCAAGAACGCCGAGCCCGAAGACGTCGCCCGAGCGGTGGTGGAGGTGATCGCCAAACCCCGTCCTCGTGTAATCGTGCCGCGCACAATCGGTTTCACGGTGTCGGCGCAACAGCTGTTGCCCCGCGGGCTACGAGAGGCGATGGGACGAGCGTTGGGCACCGGCCGGGTATTCACCAGCGACGTTCAAGTCGAAAAGCGCACCGGGTATGCCCGGCGGACCGGTACGTCCTGATCTGTTCACACGGCCGCGGTCAATCGCTCGAGCGCCTGCCACAGCTGCGCCTCCCGTGCGGGATCATATGACTCGTCCGAAGACCGGATTACTTTCCCGCGGTCCACGTATGACCCGGACGCAGCGTCGATTTTGCCCAGCACGACGTCTGCCAGGTACTGGCCGGCCGCCCGCCGGCTCGTGGCGACCGGGGTCACAGCCAGTGCCGGCAGGATCCGGCGCACCACGAACCGCGACAACGGATCGGCGTTGCGTGCGAGCCCGGTGTTCGGCACGAAACCTGGGTTGTA from Mycobacterium kubicae includes these protein-coding regions:
- a CDS encoding SDR family oxidoreductase, with protein sequence MSVAEKVVAVTGGARGIGLAIAAALHGQGAKVAIGDIDEAAVVESGSRLGLPVSRSLDVTNRGSFTEFLDDVENQLGQLDVLVNNAGVIAVGDAAEEPDAVTERLLKVNVFGVILGTKLAAQRMLPRRQGHVINIASLGGVLPTEGIATYCATKHAVLGYTDTVRLENRGSGVHFSSIMPTLTNTEMTAGIGHAKGFKNAEPEDVARAVVEVIAKPRPRVIVPRTIGFTVSAQQLLPRGLREAMGRALGTGRVFTSDVQVEKRTGYARRTGTS